A part of Doryrhamphus excisus isolate RoL2022-K1 chromosome 8, RoL_Dexc_1.0, whole genome shotgun sequence genomic DNA contains:
- the LOC131134977 gene encoding POU domain, class 4, transcription factor 2-like → MYRMLYHIIRTSPSSDTLLVLRHIFDVTLIFTRPGTTVQMQKGNIYQGKIDCLWGAGRALLIEGTEQKEEERAIEPRLMMFESPAPWPSTAEFRSSPVPPTLSKVSTSGRTLPQHHHHHHHHHHHQAAHMSKVS, encoded by the exons ATGTACCGTATGTTGTATCATATTATCAGAACCTCTCCGTCATCCGACACTTTACTGGTACTGAGACATATATTTGATGTTACTTTGATTTTTACACGACCTGGAACCACCGTGCAAATGCAAAAAGGCAACATCTATCAG GGCAAGATTGACTGCCTCTGGGGGGCCGGGCGGGCCCTCTTGATTGAGGGCACAGAACAAAAAGAGGAAGAGAGAGCAATAGAGCCACGATTGATG ATGTTTGAATCCCCCGCACCGTGGCCATCGACTGCCGAGTTCCGGTCGTCGCCCGTCCCGCCAACGTTGTCAAAAGTTTCAACATCAGGCCGGACGTTGccgcagcatcatcatcatcatcatcatcatcatcatcatcaagctgCTCATATGTCAAAAGTCTCATGA